In Arsenicicoccus dermatophilus, a genomic segment contains:
- a CDS encoding carbohydrate ABC transporter permease: MTSAVAVTAVFALLFSSQGVVNALLGAAGIEGPSWLLDPRGLLHLALGAVGVGEPGWGGRELLGRPLWDWLAGPSIAMCVLVLLAVWTTSGTFMLVFLAALQDLPGEVLEAAAVDGATGWRCLLWITIPQLRGTITLVTMLGLIGTWQVFDQVYATGGGAPGKTLLTPAYLAYSLSFGQGEFGAGAAVAFLVCLLTLAFTAGHRAVVRLVAGRP, encoded by the coding sequence GTGACCAGCGCCGTGGCGGTGACCGCGGTGTTCGCCCTGCTGTTCTCCTCCCAGGGGGTCGTCAACGCCCTGCTGGGGGCCGCCGGCATCGAGGGCCCCAGCTGGCTGCTCGATCCGCGCGGACTGCTGCACCTGGCCCTCGGAGCGGTCGGGGTGGGCGAGCCCGGGTGGGGCGGTCGCGAGCTGCTCGGTCGTCCCCTGTGGGACTGGCTCGCGGGCCCGTCGATCGCGATGTGCGTGCTCGTGCTGCTCGCCGTGTGGACGACCAGCGGGACCTTCATGCTGGTCTTCCTGGCTGCGCTGCAGGACCTGCCCGGGGAGGTGCTCGAGGCCGCGGCCGTCGACGGGGCCACCGGCTGGCGGTGCCTGCTGTGGATCACGATCCCGCAGCTGCGCGGCACGATCACCCTCGTGACGATGCTCGGCCTGATCGGCACCTGGCAGGTCTTCGACCAGGTGTACGCCACGGGCGGCGGAGCGCCCGGCAAGACCCTGCTCACCCCGGCCTACCTCGCCTACTCCCTGTCCTTCGGGCAGGGAGAGTTCGGCGCGGGGGCCGCCGTGGCCTTCCTGGTGTGCCTGCTCACGCTCGCCTTCACCGCCGGGCACCGCGCCGTCGTCCGGCTCGTCGCGGGTCGCCCGTGA
- a CDS encoding LacI family DNA-binding transcriptional regulator → MSSSLGGRRATINDVARAANVSRQTVSNVVNRPDRVAPQTLARVQAEIDRLGYRPSSAAKSLREQRAGAVGLELDARPGAAGAEISFPFLAQLSLAARQHRCHVVTFGNEAPALTTSGYESMVRAHLVDAFVLFNTHHGDPRPRWLTERGIPYVTFGQVWDEPEFTAWADVDGRAGTAAAVRHLVERGYERVGFVGWPEGSETGDDRLEGWRATAEELGVLDEDLLVRTRQDLQEAQRAIAAITARLRPGDALVCVSDVVAVGAQDAISAAGLTPGRDVGVVGFDGTPTAAMFGLTTVEQPLAEIVECLLSTLDDLLEGRDAPVEGTLLAPCLRSDSSTLR, encoded by the coding sequence GTGAGCAGCAGTCTCGGGGGCAGACGCGCGACCATCAACGACGTGGCCCGCGCCGCCAACGTCTCCCGGCAGACCGTGAGCAACGTGGTCAACCGGCCCGACCGGGTCGCCCCCCAGACGCTGGCGCGGGTGCAGGCCGAGATCGACCGGCTCGGTTATCGGCCGAGCTCGGCGGCCAAGTCGCTGCGCGAGCAGCGGGCCGGGGCCGTCGGCCTGGAGCTGGATGCCCGGCCCGGAGCCGCAGGCGCCGAGATCTCCTTCCCCTTCCTGGCCCAGCTGTCCCTGGCAGCCCGTCAGCACCGCTGCCACGTGGTGACCTTCGGCAACGAGGCACCCGCGCTGACGACGAGCGGGTACGAGTCCATGGTGCGGGCGCACCTGGTCGACGCCTTCGTGCTCTTCAACACCCACCACGGCGACCCCCGCCCGCGGTGGCTGACCGAGCGGGGCATCCCCTACGTGACCTTCGGGCAGGTCTGGGACGAGCCGGAGTTCACCGCCTGGGCCGACGTCGACGGGCGGGCCGGCACCGCGGCCGCGGTCCGGCACCTGGTCGAGCGTGGCTACGAGCGCGTCGGCTTCGTCGGCTGGCCGGAGGGCAGCGAGACCGGGGACGACCGGTTGGAGGGATGGCGGGCCACCGCCGAGGAGCTCGGGGTGCTCGACGAGGACCTGCTCGTGCGCACCCGGCAGGACCTGCAGGAGGCCCAGCGGGCCATCGCCGCCATCACGGCGCGGCTGCGCCCCGGCGACGCGCTTGTCTGCGTCTCCGACGTCGTGGCGGTCGGCGCCCAGGACGCGATCAGCGCCGCAGGGCTGACCCCCGGGCGAGACGTGGGCGTCGTCGGCTTCGACGGCACCCCCACGGCGGCGATGTTCGGCCTCACCACGGTGGAGCAGCCGCTCGCCGAGATCGTCGAGTGCCTGCTCAGCACGCTCGACGACCTGCTGGAGGGCCGGGACGCCCCGGTCGAGGGCACGCTCCTCGCGCCTTGCCTGCGCTCGGACTCGAGCACCCTGCGCTGA
- a CDS encoding glycogen debranching N-terminal domain-containing protein, with the protein MRRSSGPARQPWLHDLQVAVHGAVTALSDRAGTMGAPGTGLLVDDRRALALRHVRVDGEAPDVLTSSDAGEQTRIVAALRHLGDPGPDPTVQLHVHRVLDAGGMTERLTLRSRATEPVRTRLEIALAGDDACLPEIKDGRDPGTLLAARSLLRPSAGEDPARSETEHPDAILTWSGDRHRTTVGVSPPPAEVRPGEGGAPSYLLLVLTVPPGGTAEVTLRVDVARTRASALDADPGADAVDWSLRVTAGDGRVAPLVERSLRDLRGLLLRDPLDREDLFAAAGSPWYLTLFGRDSLWTARLLLPVGTDLARGTLRALARRQGRVDDPATGEEPGKILHEVRREQVQDAQGRPVPLVYYGSIDATALWALLLHDAWRHGLAEADVRELAPALGAAVGWLVRRLRRSPDGLLRYVDASGTGLANQGWKDSGDSMRRADGTLAPPPIALVEAQAYAVAALRGGATLARALDLPLRPGSGPEVDSDVFDPAELDRLADDLAERVRRRYTAHDERGTYLVMALDGQDRPVDGVGSNMGHVLGTGVLPPDGAAAVAARLVAPDLLMPFGIATLSRDNPGFNPLGYHSGSVWTHDTAIVLVGLVREGRTAEAAAVARALVTSGCGNAGRWPELLAPDPVLGRPVPYPASCRPQAWSAAAAGALVTGLLGLQVDVPAGRVRLRPLPGLPCGPLVVDGLSYAGRPFSVQVRGDGTVQVTGLPAGVAVDLPGA; encoded by the coding sequence GTGAGGCGCAGCAGCGGACCTGCTCGGCAGCCGTGGCTGCACGACCTCCAGGTCGCCGTCCACGGCGCCGTGACGGCCCTGTCGGATCGCGCCGGGACCATGGGGGCACCGGGCACCGGGCTGCTGGTCGACGACCGGCGGGCCCTCGCGTTGCGGCACGTGCGCGTCGACGGCGAGGCCCCTGACGTGCTCACTTCCTCCGACGCCGGCGAGCAGACCCGGATCGTCGCCGCGCTGCGGCACCTCGGCGACCCCGGCCCCGACCCGACCGTCCAGCTGCACGTGCACCGGGTCCTCGACGCGGGCGGCATGACGGAACGACTCACGCTGCGCTCGCGGGCCACGGAGCCGGTCCGCACCCGTCTGGAGATCGCCCTCGCCGGGGACGACGCCTGCCTGCCGGAGATCAAGGACGGGCGCGATCCGGGCACCCTGCTGGCCGCCCGCTCGCTCCTGCGCCCGTCGGCCGGGGAGGACCCGGCGCGGTCGGAGACGGAGCACCCGGACGCGATCCTCACCTGGTCGGGCGACCGGCACCGCACCACCGTCGGCGTCTCGCCGCCCCCCGCCGAGGTCCGCCCGGGTGAGGGTGGCGCGCCGTCATACCTGCTGCTGGTCCTGACGGTGCCCCCTGGTGGCACCGCGGAGGTGACGCTGCGCGTCGACGTCGCCCGCACCCGGGCCTCGGCCCTGGACGCCGATCCCGGGGCGGACGCCGTCGACTGGTCGCTGCGCGTCACCGCGGGAGACGGCCGGGTGGCGCCCCTCGTCGAGCGCTCGCTGCGGGACCTGCGCGGCCTGCTGCTGCGCGATCCCCTGGACCGGGAGGACCTCTTCGCGGCGGCGGGATCACCTTGGTACCTCACGTTGTTCGGACGGGACTCCTTGTGGACCGCGCGCCTGCTCCTGCCGGTGGGCACCGACCTGGCGCGCGGGACGCTGCGGGCGCTGGCGCGCCGGCAGGGCCGGGTCGACGACCCGGCGACCGGGGAGGAGCCGGGCAAGATCCTGCACGAGGTGCGCCGGGAGCAGGTCCAGGACGCGCAGGGCCGGCCGGTCCCGCTGGTCTACTACGGCAGCATCGACGCGACCGCGCTGTGGGCGCTGCTGCTGCACGACGCGTGGCGTCACGGGCTCGCCGAGGCGGACGTCCGGGAGCTGGCCCCCGCCCTGGGCGCCGCGGTCGGCTGGCTGGTGCGCCGGCTGCGGAGGAGCCCGGACGGGCTGCTGCGCTACGTCGACGCCTCGGGCACGGGCCTGGCCAACCAGGGGTGGAAGGACTCGGGCGACTCGATGCGCCGCGCCGACGGGACGCTCGCGCCACCGCCGATCGCGCTGGTGGAGGCCCAGGCGTATGCCGTCGCGGCGCTGCGCGGGGGAGCGACCCTGGCCCGCGCGCTCGACCTGCCGCTGCGGCCGGGGTCCGGCCCGGAGGTCGACTCGGACGTCTTCGACCCGGCAGAGCTCGACCGGCTGGCCGACGACCTCGCCGAGCGGGTGCGGCGGCGTTACACCGCCCACGACGAGCGCGGCACCTATCTGGTGATGGCCCTCGACGGGCAGGACCGCCCGGTCGACGGGGTGGGCTCCAACATGGGTCATGTCCTCGGCACCGGGGTCCTGCCCCCGGACGGGGCCGCCGCCGTCGCCGCCCGGCTGGTCGCCCCCGACCTGCTCATGCCCTTCGGGATCGCGACCCTCTCCCGGGACAACCCCGGCTTCAACCCGCTGGGCTACCACAGCGGCTCGGTGTGGACGCACGACACGGCGATCGTCCTGGTCGGCCTGGTGCGGGAGGGCCGCACCGCGGAGGCGGCGGCGGTGGCCCGGGCGCTCGTCACCTCCGGGTGCGGCAACGCCGGACGCTGGCCGGAGCTGCTCGCCCCGGATCCGGTGCTGGGGCGCCCGGTGCCCTATCCCGCGTCCTGCCGCCCGCAGGCCTGGTCGGCGGCCGCAGCCGGGGCGCTGGTGACCGGGCTCCTCGGTCTGCAGGTCGACGTGCCCGCCGGCCGGGTGCGCCTGCGGCCGCTGCCCGGCCTGCCCTGCGGACCCCTCGTGGTCGACGGCCTGTCGTACGCCGGCAGGCCGTTCTCGGTGCAGGTGCGCGGCGACGGCACGGTGCAGGTGACGGGGCTTCCGGCGGGCGTCGCCGTCGACCTCCCCGGCGCCTGA
- a CDS encoding carbohydrate ABC transporter permease gives MRRRPLLTLLLAVVAVAYALPALVQLSTSFKTDPDALSHPLRLLPRPPTLQAWRQALGTQDDTNPVGRWALNSVGVSLAVTVGRVPLDALAGYALARLRFRGRRGVLGLLVVVMAVPGVALLIPTFLVVTYLGIYDTYAAMILPMLVDAAGILLMKQFFESVPTSYAEAARLDGAGELQILWHVLLPLARPALVTVGVLAFQASWNDLSHYLAATSSVEHKTLVTGLADLTAGSLGSGTQRPLKMATALLTTVPVVVVVVASQRYLTHLDRHR, from the coding sequence GTGAGACGCCGCCCGCTGCTGACGCTCCTGCTGGCCGTGGTCGCCGTGGCCTATGCCCTGCCCGCGCTCGTGCAGCTGTCGACGAGCTTCAAGACCGACCCCGACGCCCTCTCCCACCCGCTGCGGCTTCTCCCCCGGCCACCGACCCTGCAGGCCTGGCGCCAGGCGCTCGGCACCCAGGACGACACCAACCCCGTGGGGCGGTGGGCGCTCAACTCCGTCGGCGTCTCGCTCGCCGTCACCGTCGGCCGGGTGCCGCTGGACGCGCTCGCCGGGTATGCCTTGGCGCGGCTGCGATTCCGTGGCCGGCGCGGGGTGCTCGGACTGCTGGTCGTGGTGATGGCCGTGCCGGGCGTGGCCCTGCTCATCCCGACCTTCCTGGTCGTGACCTACCTGGGGATCTACGACACCTACGCCGCCATGATCCTGCCCATGCTCGTGGACGCCGCCGGGATCCTGCTGATGAAGCAGTTCTTCGAGTCGGTCCCGACGTCGTATGCCGAGGCCGCGCGGCTCGACGGGGCGGGCGAGCTGCAGATCCTGTGGCACGTGCTGCTCCCGCTCGCCCGACCGGCGCTGGTCACCGTGGGCGTGCTGGCCTTCCAGGCCTCCTGGAACGACCTCAGCCACTACCTGGCGGCCACCAGCAGCGTCGAGCACAAGACGCTGGTCACCGGCCTCGCCGACCTGACGGCCGGCAGCCTCGGGTCCGGCACCCAGCGGCCCCTGAAGATGGCCACCGCCCTGCTGACGACCGTCCCCGTGGTCGTCGTGGTGGTGGCTTCCCAGCGCTACCTCACCCACCTCGACCGCCACCGCTGA
- a CDS encoding sugar ABC transporter substrate-binding protein, with amino-acid sequence MTSPTLRRTAVAALTTSALALGACTGGFAEEQTTSTGPTRLRVLVAASSDVELAAVRRSVAGWATRTGSTVEVSAAARLTEELAKGFAGGSPPDLFYVEPAMLGTYAKAGNLYAYGDQVADVPYLPALTRTFTYRGRLQCAPKDFSTLALVIDQERWEAAGLTASDLPRDWAQLRTVAARLTRDGAVGLVLAPELQRVGAFMTQAGGWVLSPDGGTLTISSPANVHALQEIRRLLDTGHARLTTQVDAGWAGQALVDRRAAMVIEGNWVRGALAKDAPGRRITVAELPAGPVGRGTLMFTTCWGIAAASPHRDAAVDLVRHLGSDTEQLAAAKAFGVMPSTTSAMRSYARQAPQDAAFVKGASYGRGMPNLPGFSAVVDELNAHLQTLPTTEAGVLLRDAQRVAEPALQE; translated from the coding sequence GTGACGTCACCCACCCTTCGCCGCACGGCGGTCGCTGCGCTCACGACCTCGGCGCTCGCGCTCGGCGCGTGCACCGGAGGCTTCGCCGAGGAGCAGACCACCAGCACCGGACCGACCAGGCTCCGGGTGCTCGTCGCGGCGTCCTCCGACGTCGAGCTCGCCGCCGTGCGTCGGTCCGTGGCCGGGTGGGCCACCCGCACCGGCAGCACCGTGGAGGTGTCGGCCGCGGCCCGGCTCACCGAAGAGCTCGCCAAGGGCTTCGCCGGGGGCTCACCACCCGACCTGTTCTACGTCGAGCCGGCCATGCTGGGCACCTACGCCAAGGCCGGCAACCTCTACGCCTACGGCGACCAGGTCGCCGACGTGCCCTACCTGCCCGCCCTCACCCGCACCTTCACCTACCGCGGGCGGCTGCAGTGCGCCCCCAAGGACTTCTCCACCCTCGCCCTGGTCATCGACCAGGAGCGTTGGGAGGCAGCGGGACTCACCGCGTCCGACCTGCCCCGCGACTGGGCGCAGCTGCGCACCGTCGCCGCCCGCCTGACCCGCGACGGCGCGGTCGGGCTGGTCCTGGCCCCAGAGCTGCAGCGCGTCGGGGCCTTCATGACCCAGGCGGGCGGGTGGGTCCTGTCCCCCGACGGTGGCACCCTCACGATCAGCAGCCCCGCCAACGTCCATGCTCTGCAGGAGATCCGGCGCCTGCTCGACACCGGCCACGCCCGGCTCACCACCCAGGTCGACGCCGGCTGGGCCGGGCAGGCGCTCGTCGACCGCCGCGCCGCCATGGTCATCGAGGGCAACTGGGTCCGGGGCGCGCTCGCCAAGGACGCGCCCGGGCGCCGGATCACCGTCGCCGAGCTGCCCGCCGGCCCGGTCGGCCGCGGAACCTTGATGTTCACCACCTGCTGGGGCATCGCGGCGGCCTCCCCGCACCGGGACGCCGCCGTCGACCTGGTCCGCCACCTCGGCAGCGACACCGAGCAGCTCGCCGCGGCCAAGGCCTTCGGCGTCATGCCGTCCACGACCAGCGCGATGCGCAGCTACGCCCGACAGGCCCCGCAGGACGCGGCCTTCGTCAAGGGCGCGTCCTACGGCCGGGGCATGCCCAACCTGCCGGGCTTCTCCGCGGTCGTGGACGAGCTCAACGCGCACCTGCAGACCCTGCCCACCACCGAGGCCGGCGTGCTCCTGCGCGACGCCCAGCGGGTGGCCGAGCCGGCGCTGCAGGAGTGA